Proteins from one Marinobacter alexandrii genomic window:
- a CDS encoding response regulator codes for MSVLIVDDEEDIGLMISVFLKKQGLKTDFSARINSAKEMIEKNNYSIFFLDLNLPDGTGFDLIPLIKQKDPNSGIIVISAYDSADEMKRATDLGSDLFIKKPFSRNEIIGAVNTLYKKDEKNLNH; via the coding sequence ATGAGTGTTCTGATCGTTGATGATGAAGAAGACATTGGTTTAATGATTTCAGTTTTTCTCAAGAAACAAGGATTAAAAACCGATTTTTCTGCAAGAATTAATTCCGCGAAGGAAATGATTGAAAAAAATAACTATTCAATATTCTTTCTGGATTTGAACTTGCCAGACGGTACTGGATTTGACTTAATTCCATTGATTAAACAAAAAGATCCGAATTCTGGAATTATTGTAATCAGTGCATACGATAGTGCAGATGAAATGAAAAGAGCTACGGATTTAGGCTCTGATCTATTTATAAAAAAGCCATTCTCAAGAAATGAAATTATTGGCGCAGTAAACACCTTGTATAAAAAAGATGAGAAAAATCTTAATCATTGA
- a CDS encoding DUF5018 domain-containing protein: MKKFYFTISFMVMLAFQGMAQSPFITSWSVTDGDEITIPVNNSLTYDFSYVWKDDTGAEIASAIEVTGDIVQPFSLTGTVTLEITGAFPHFQGYPKDQLLDVRQWGDIVWGSMSASFQDWTGTGFSATDVPDLSQVKNMSVMFRDADNFNQDLNSWDVSNITNMQALFRQADLFNGDVSNWNVENVTNMERVFESTLAFNQDISGWDVRQATSMRNMLNASNLSTANYDKILISWSALEGLQENVSFGASDITFCIATEAKNILEGLGWTITDAGQSCEEFTRILSFSLEEQVGETTIDSDDFTVAATVLLGTDLTALSPAIELAAGAISSPADGEEVDFSSGAVTYTVTYQVDGAETTVVQDWEVTVSAQAQANDETDILSFALEEQISTPEIDKENHTIRAEVAFDAPIESLVPMITVSELATISPVSGDAVDFSESETSPVVYTVTAQDGITVQDWEVTVVVEPVETDILSFSVPGQVGVSTIDTDNHTVDLLVTENTDVTSLVPTLTVSEGATISPESGVEQDFTNEVIYTVVAENGITEQDWTINVNLSDQRPFITSWSTTIDEETISIALNGGFTYDFNYVWKDELANEVTSGTHTTSDGSFDTELPTTGNYTLEITGTYPHFRNYPKDQLLDVQQWGDIVWGSFGESFRDWPGESFSAPDSPNLTDVTSMQNMFRGASNFDADLSSWNVSNVTSMRSMFQSASNFDADLGSWDVGNVTDMIEMFRSASSFNADLSRWNTSNAQLMGFMFSGAVSFTSDISSWDVSSVTTMTSMFNGASSFNSGLSSWNVSNVTLMRDMFRGATNFNDDLSTWDVSKVTRMDNMFNGTSLTSQNYDKILIGWAALPSLQEGVSLGAGGITFCKAAAARSVLSNDFGWSITDADESCSDETDILSFVLTNQTGDAVINTDDHTISIEVLFTNVLDTLTSIITLSPGATIDPASGEEVDFTSPVTYIVTAEDGTTTQDWIISVSVAPPSEETDILSFEFAEQTGAAVINTVDNTIAIEVGFGTNVSALVPTFILSLGATSNPVSGEEADFSDAVVYTITAQDGIATQEWTVEVAVAPNMETNILTFELSEQTGATLINVVDHTIAIEVEFGTDVTALAPTITLSEGATSNPASGVAQDFTSPVTYVVTAEDGVTTQDWAVMVTIDSEEPDTDTDILTFTLAEQTDAAMINIIDHEVTIEVAFGTDVSALTPTFTLSEGATSNPASGVAQDFTSPVTYVVTAEDDVTTQDWTVMVTVDSEELDTDTDILTFILAERTEDAVINTTDHTVAIEVEFGTDVSSLVPTITLSEGATSDPASGVAQDFTNPVTYVVMAEDGVTTQDWTVTVTIDSEEPDTDTDILTFILAERTEDAAINTTDHTVAIEVEFGTEVSSLVPTITLSEGATSNPASRVAQDFTSPVTYVVTAEDGTTSQEWTVTVTIGSEDLDTDTDILTFILAERTGDAVINTTDHTVAIEVEFGTEVSSLVPTITLSEGATSNPASGVAQDFTNPVTYVVMAEDGVTTQDWTVTVTIDSEEPDTDTDILTFILAERAEDAAINTIDHTVAIEVEFGTEVSSLIPTITLSEGATSNPVSGVAQDFTDPVTYVVTAEDGVTTQDWTVTVTVVDSPLGLDNEIDLRIYPNPVSDVLQVKTKEEVSISLTDLNGRVIIGEKQGSLFQMDLSQLRNGTYLLMIKSDGQVSSHRIIKTN; this comes from the coding sequence GTGAAAAAATTTTACTTTACCATATCTTTCATGGTTATGCTAGCCTTTCAGGGCATGGCGCAAAGCCCGTTCATCACTTCCTGGTCGGTGACTGACGGTGATGAAATTACCATACCAGTAAATAACAGTCTCACTTACGACTTTAGCTATGTCTGGAAAGACGATACCGGGGCGGAGATCGCTTCCGCTATAGAAGTGACCGGAGATATAGTACAGCCATTTAGTCTAACAGGTACAGTTACGCTGGAAATCACAGGTGCCTTCCCACATTTTCAAGGCTACCCAAAAGATCAACTGCTAGATGTGCGGCAATGGGGAGACATCGTCTGGGGAAGTATGAGTGCAAGTTTTCAAGACTGGACAGGTACAGGCTTTAGTGCGACAGATGTACCTGATTTGAGTCAAGTTAAAAATATGTCTGTAATGTTTCGTGATGCCGATAATTTCAATCAGGACCTGAATTCCTGGGATGTGAGCAATATCACCAATATGCAGGCCCTTTTCAGACAAGCGGATTTATTTAACGGTGATGTTAGTAACTGGAATGTGGAAAATGTCACCAACATGGAGCGTGTATTTGAAAGTACATTGGCCTTTAATCAAGATATAAGTGGTTGGGATGTTAGGCAGGCAACAAGTATGCGTAACATGCTTAACGCTTCGAATCTGTCTACGGCTAACTATGACAAGATATTAATCAGTTGGTCTGCGTTGGAAGGCTTGCAAGAAAACGTAAGCTTTGGAGCAAGTGACATCACTTTTTGCATAGCAACTGAAGCAAAAAATATATTGGAAGGCTTAGGCTGGACGATCACAGATGCAGGTCAATCCTGTGAAGAATTCACCAGAATTTTATCCTTTAGTCTCGAAGAGCAAGTAGGCGAAACTACCATCGATTCGGACGATTTTACTGTGGCTGCCACGGTGCTTCTTGGTACGGATCTTACAGCACTTTCTCCGGCTATTGAGCTAGCTGCTGGGGCTATTAGTTCACCAGCAGATGGTGAAGAAGTAGACTTTTCTTCAGGTGCTGTTACTTATACGGTCACTTACCAAGTAGACGGTGCAGAAACTACGGTCGTTCAAGACTGGGAAGTGACGGTATCCGCTCAAGCACAAGCCAATGATGAAACAGATATTTTATCCTTTGCCTTAGAAGAGCAGATAAGTACCCCAGAGATTGATAAAGAAAACCATACGATACGTGCGGAAGTAGCTTTTGATGCACCCATTGAATCATTGGTGCCGATGATCACTGTGTCGGAATTGGCAACTATTTCGCCTGTCAGTGGTGATGCTGTTGACTTTAGCGAGTCGGAAACCAGTCCGGTTGTTTATACAGTAACAGCCCAAGACGGGATTACCGTGCAAGACTGGGAAGTGACGGTAGTTGTAGAGCCCGTCGAAACAGATATTTTAAGTTTTAGTGTACCAGGGCAAGTGGGAGTTTCAACCATAGATACAGACAATCATACGGTAGACTTGCTTGTAACTGAAAATACAGATGTGACATCCCTTGTGCCAACGCTGACCGTGTCGGAAGGGGCCACGATCAGTCCAGAAAGTGGCGTGGAGCAAGACTTTACCAATGAGGTAATCTACACAGTAGTAGCTGAGAATGGAATTACCGAACAAGACTGGACCATCAATGTAAATCTATCCGATCAACGTCCTTTCATCACCTCCTGGTCCACGACCATAGATGAGGAGACCATTTCCATTGCATTGAATGGAGGTTTTACGTACGATTTCAATTACGTATGGAAAGACGAATTAGCGAATGAAGTGACATCGGGTACTCATACGACAAGCGATGGCTCGTTCGATACGGAATTGCCAACAACAGGTAATTATACACTGGAAATCACAGGTACCTACCCGCATTTCAGAAACTACCCGAAAGATCAACTGCTAGATGTACAGCAGTGGGGAGATATAGTCTGGGGAAGCTTTGGAGAAAGTTTTCGGGACTGGCCGGGTGAAAGTTTTAGCGCACCCGATTCACCTAACCTCACAGACGTCACGTCTATGCAAAATATGTTTCGGGGTGCAAGCAATTTTGATGCTGATCTGAGTTCCTGGAACGTGAGTAATGTCACGTCTATGCGAAGTATGTTTCAGAGTGCAAGTAATTTTGATGCTGATTTAGGCTCTTGGGACGTTGGTAATGTAACGGATATGATTGAAATGTTTCGGAGTGCAAGCAGTTTTAATGCCGATCTGAGCCGGTGGAATACGAGTAATGCACAACTTATGGGATTTATGTTTTCTGGGGCTGTAAGCTTTACCTCTGATATTAGCTCTTGGGATGTGAGTAGTGTAACCACTATGACTAGCATGTTCAATGGCGCTAGTAGTTTCAATAGTGGTCTAAGTTCCTGGAATGTGAGTAATGTCACGTTAATGCGAGATATGTTTCGAGGTGCGACCAATTTTAATGATGATTTAAGCACTTGGGATGTGAGTAAAGTAACTAGGATGGACAACATGTTTAATGGAACTTCACTTACCTCACAGAATTACGATAAGATATTAATCGGCTGGGCAGCTTTACCCAGCCTGCAAGAGGGTGTCAGTTTAGGAGCAGGAGGCATTACGTTTTGCAAGGCTGCCGCTGCAAGGTCAGTGCTTTCTAATGATTTTGGGTGGAGCATCACTGACGCAGATGAATCTTGCTCTGATGAGACGGACATCCTCTCATTTGTTTTGACGAATCAAACAGGAGATGCGGTGATCAATACGGATGATCATACCATATCCATCGAAGTACTTTTTACGAATGTACTGGATACCCTTACCTCGATCATTACCTTATCGCCAGGAGCTACAATTGATCCAGCTAGCGGTGAGGAAGTGGATTTTACCAGTCCGGTAACTTACATCGTTACCGCAGAAGATGGTACTACCACACAAGATTGGATCATTTCTGTTAGCGTGGCTCCACCTAGTGAGGAAACAGATATATTATCTTTTGAATTCGCAGAACAGACAGGTGCTGCGGTGATCAACACAGTCGATAACACCATCGCTATCGAAGTAGGATTCGGAACAAATGTCTCAGCGCTCGTACCGACATTTATTTTATCGCTGGGTGCTACCAGTAATCCAGTAAGTGGTGAAGAAGCAGACTTTAGCGATGCTGTAGTCTACACCATTACAGCACAAGATGGTATTGCCACACAAGAATGGACGGTTGAAGTAGCAGTAGCTCCAAATATGGAGACAAATATTTTAACGTTTGAACTATCCGAACAAACAGGCGCTACTTTAATTAATGTAGTAGATCACACGATAGCAATCGAAGTAGAATTTGGTACAGATGTAACCGCATTGGCACCGACGATCACTTTATCGGAAGGCGCAACAAGCAACCCGGCAAGTGGTGTAGCACAAGACTTTACCAGTCCGGTGACCTATGTTGTTACAGCAGAAGATGGAGTTACTACACAAGATTGGGCAGTTATGGTAACCATAGATAGTGAGGAACCAGATACCGATACCGATATCCTGACATTTACACTCGCAGAACAAACAGATGCTGCGATGATCAACATAATCGATCACGAAGTGACTATCGAAGTAGCTTTCGGTACGGATGTAAGTGCCCTTACTCCTACGTTCACCTTATCAGAAGGTGCGACGAGCAATCCAGCAAGCGGTGTAGCACAAGACTTTACCAGTCCAGTGACCTATGTCGTTACGGCAGAGGATGACGTTACCACACAAGATTGGACAGTTATGGTAACCGTTGATAGTGAGGAGCTAGATACCGATACGGATATCTTGACATTCATACTTGCAGAGAGAACCGAAGATGCAGTGATCAACACCACAGACCATACGGTGGCTATCGAAGTGGAGTTTGGCACAGATGTAAGTTCGCTTGTTCCGACGATTACTTTATCGGAAGGGGCAACCAGCGACCCAGCAAGCGGTGTAGCACAAGACTTTACCAATCCGGTGACCTATGTCGTTATGGCAGAGGATGGAGTGACCACCCAAGACTGGACAGTTACAGTAACCATAGATAGCGAGGAACCAGATACCGATACGGATATCCTGACATTCATACTTGCAGAGAGAACCGAAGATGCAGCGATCAATACCACAGACCATACGGTGGCTATCGAAGTGGAGTTTGGCACAGAGGTAAGTTCGCTTGTTCCGACGATCACCTTATCGGAAGGCGCTACCAGCAACCCGGCAAGCCGTGTAGCACAAGACTTTACCAGCCCAGTGACCTATGTCGTTACAGCAGAAGACGGCACTACCTCACAAGAATGGACAGTTACGGTAACCATCGGTAGTGAGGATCTAGATACCGATACAGATATCCTGACATTCATACTCGCAGAACGAACTGGTGATGCAGTGATCAACACCACAGACCATACGGTGGCTATCGAAGTGGAGTTTGGCACAGAGGTAAGTTCGCTTGTTCCGACGATTACTTTATCGGAAGGCGCGACGAGCAATCCAGCAAGCGGTGTAGCACAAGACTTTACTAATCCGGTGACCTATGTCGTTATGGCAGAGGATGGAGTGACCACCCAAGACTGGACAGTTACAGTAACCATAGATAGCGAGGAACCAGATACCGATACGGATATCCTGACATTCATACTTGCAGAGAGAGCCGAAGATGCAGCGATCAATACCATAGACCACACGGTGGCTATCGAAGTGGAGTTTGGCACAGAAGTAAGTTCGCTTATTCCGACGATCACTTTGTCGGAAGGCGCGACGAGCAATCCAGTAAGCGGTGTAGCACAAGATTTTACCGATCCAGTGACCTACGTCGTTACAGCAGAAGATGGAGTTACCACACAAGATTGGACAGTGACAGTCACGGTGGTTGACAGTCCTTTAGGGCTGGATAATGAGATAGATCTCAGAATATATCCCAATCCAGTGAGCGATGTACTTCAAGTGAAAACGAAGGAAGAAGTATCCATCAGTCTGACAGATTTGAATGGGCGAGTGATCATTGGGGAGAAACAAGGAAGCCTGTTCCAGATGGACTTGAGCCAACTGCGAAACGGAACGTATCTCCTCATGATAAAATCTGATGGTCAAGTTAGCTCACACAGAATAATCAAAACCAACTAA
- a CDS encoding acetolactate synthase large subunit yields MSKKASDLFVEALENEGVEYIFGVPGEENLDLLESLRKSSIKLIITRHEQGAGFMAATYGRFTGKPGVCLSTLGPGATNLVTPAAYAQLGAMPMLMITGQKPIKTSKQGRFQIIDVVDMFQSLTKFTKQIISGNNIPSLVRESFRLAIEERPGAVHLELPEDIAAEDTDAHLFDVDTHWRSVPDQRSIEKAVNMLSEAKMPLILVGAGANRNRTSEALRKFIDETKIPFFNTQMGKGVVDDAHELCLGTAALSSDDYIHYAIDKADLIINVGHDVIEKPPFFMEHGGKKVIHVNFFSAEIDEVYFPDLNVVGDIASSILAINESISPQSHWDFSFYHRVKEEVETHITKYFDDTRFPLLPQRLVNEVRKAMPSDGIVALDNGIYKIWFARNYKAHQINTLLLDNALATMGAGLPSGMAAKLINPDKKVVVVCGDGGFMMNSQELETAVRMNLNMVVIILNDNAYGMIKWKQEGMGFDNFGLDYNNPDFIKYAESYGANGYRIDSCQDFTETLEKCLASTKGVHLIDCPVDYSLNHEILNVRIKEKAKELMP; encoded by the coding sequence ATGTCCAAAAAAGCATCCGACCTCTTTGTAGAAGCCCTGGAAAATGAAGGTGTAGAATACATCTTTGGAGTACCAGGAGAAGAAAACCTTGATCTACTCGAGTCATTGAGAAAGTCAAGCATTAAGCTCATCATCACCCGCCACGAACAAGGAGCGGGATTTATGGCAGCAACTTATGGTCGATTTACCGGCAAACCTGGCGTATGCTTGAGTACACTTGGGCCAGGAGCAACGAATCTCGTGACACCAGCGGCCTATGCTCAGCTGGGCGCCATGCCAATGCTGATGATTACTGGGCAAAAACCCATTAAAACAAGTAAGCAAGGTCGTTTTCAGATCATTGATGTGGTAGATATGTTCCAATCGCTGACCAAATTCACAAAACAGATTATCAGTGGAAACAATATTCCATCCCTCGTCAGAGAGTCTTTCAGGTTAGCAATAGAGGAAAGACCGGGAGCTGTACATCTGGAACTCCCGGAGGATATTGCTGCTGAAGATACCGATGCTCATCTTTTTGATGTAGACACTCACTGGCGTTCTGTTCCAGATCAAAGATCCATTGAAAAAGCGGTGAACATGCTCTCCGAAGCAAAAATGCCACTGATTCTCGTTGGCGCAGGTGCCAATAGAAACAGGACAAGTGAAGCACTTAGAAAATTCATTGATGAAACGAAAATTCCATTTTTCAATACGCAAATGGGAAAAGGAGTGGTAGATGATGCTCATGAGCTATGTCTTGGTACCGCAGCACTTTCCAGTGACGATTACATTCATTACGCCATAGATAAAGCGGATTTGATCATTAATGTAGGACATGATGTCATTGAAAAGCCTCCATTTTTCATGGAGCATGGAGGAAAGAAAGTCATTCATGTCAATTTCTTCTCAGCAGAAATTGACGAGGTATATTTTCCTGACCTCAACGTAGTAGGGGATATTGCTTCCTCCATCTTGGCAATCAATGAAAGCATATCGCCTCAATCTCATTGGGATTTTAGTTTCTACCATCGAGTGAAAGAAGAAGTAGAGACACACATTACGAAGTATTTTGATGATACGAGGTTTCCTCTTTTACCTCAGAGATTGGTAAATGAAGTAAGAAAAGCTATGCCTTCTGATGGTATCGTGGCTTTGGACAATGGAATCTATAAGATATGGTTCGCTCGGAATTATAAAGCACACCAGATAAATACCTTGCTTTTGGATAATGCACTAGCCACCATGGGTGCTGGACTTCCATCTGGTATGGCAGCCAAGCTAATTAATCCTGATAAAAAAGTAGTGGTCGTTTGCGGAGATGGAGGATTTATGATGAATTCCCAAGAACTGGAAACTGCTGTGAGAATGAATCTGAATATGGTGGTTATCATCCTCAATGACAATGCGTACGGCATGATCAAATGGAAACAAGAAGGAATGGGCTTTGATAATTTTGGGTTGGATTATAACAATCCTGATTTCATAAAATATGCGGAAAGCTACGGTGCAAATGGCTATCGAATCGATAGCTGCCAAGACTTTACAGAGACATTGGAAAAGTGCCTGGCCTCTACTAAAGGGGTACATCTGATCGATTGTCCGGTAGATTATTCACTCAATCACGAAATACTTAATGTAAGAATTAAAGAAAAAGCCAAAGAATTGATGCCTTAA
- a CDS encoding BspA family leucine-rich repeat surface protein — translation MKNYLTIILYSLILLGSTLIYAQESNPFITEWRIISSLTIELNPNLNYNFSYVWKNENGDVVESGRHTSSDGDFITRVSRGGSHTLLISGAFPHLFDYREIALLDVINWGDIAWESFAGSFRGWNGATFSAQDAPNLSQATDMSSMFESARNFNGDLSHWDFSNVRNMNSMFKEAAKFNQNMVVWDVGRVTNMSHMFEDATSFAKRLSGWDVRRVTDMSSMFKGATAFDGNLTDWDVSRVTDMSSMFEGASNFDGYGNDLNDWNVSRVRNMSSMFEGATSFDQKVKGWDVDRVTDMSRMFRNAQKFDQDISNWDVGKVTNMNNMFYNAYDFNGGGDNLNNWDVSKVTDMSHMFEHATSFNRRIKGWDVGNVIDMNHMFFGASKFNAGGTGEFRGTGKKLNRWDVSKVTNMSNMFALASKFNQKLNDWDVGRVTNMSGMFYLARNFNRNLARWDVSNVTNMSSMFREAFFFNTGDTGLGIIDINPNSLNEWDVSNVTDMSNMFRSTDFNAKIEDWDVSNVTDMGGMFELATDFNKNLSEWEVRSVINMRSMFAQAVDFKGKDESLKNWDVSKVSDMSSMFFGARKFNNNISKWDVSSVTNMSQMLEQTEDFQFYNQLLIGWAELDVLQNGVSFGPTEHKFCAGAEARSKLINEFGWRIDDGGISGSCNSSTNARIAEETDTVETLEVEGEVADAAYLLVYPNPTSDVLSVQSAEAVSIYLTDLAGKTIISEVKGKNLTLDMSTVKSGTYLLYIQDDAEVEVRRIIKPE, via the coding sequence ATGAAAAATTACCTAACGATTATTTTGTATTCCCTCATACTTTTGGGTAGTACACTGATTTATGCACAAGAATCAAACCCTTTTATTACCGAATGGAGAATAATAAGCAGCTTGACGATTGAACTAAACCCAAACCTCAATTACAACTTTAGTTATGTGTGGAAAAATGAGAATGGTGATGTGGTTGAATCGGGTAGGCACACCTCATCAGATGGGGATTTTATCACAAGAGTATCAAGAGGAGGCTCTCACACCTTATTGATCAGTGGGGCTTTCCCTCACTTGTTTGACTACCGAGAAATTGCATTATTGGATGTGATAAACTGGGGAGATATCGCTTGGGAGAGTTTCGCTGGTAGTTTCAGAGGGTGGAATGGAGCAACCTTTAGCGCTCAAGATGCTCCCAATCTCTCACAAGCTACAGATATGAGTAGCATGTTTGAGTCTGCAAGGAATTTTAATGGTGATTTAAGCCACTGGGACTTTAGTAATGTTAGAAATATGAACAGTATGTTCAAGGAAGCGGCCAAATTCAACCAAAACATGGTCGTTTGGGATGTAGGTAGGGTGACGAATATGAGTCACATGTTTGAAGATGCCACCTCTTTTGCAAAACGCTTGTCTGGTTGGGATGTGCGAAGGGTCACCGATATGAGTAGCATGTTCAAAGGCGCTACAGCTTTTGATGGAAATCTAACCGACTGGGATGTCAGCAGGGTTACAGATATGAGTAGCATGTTTGAAGGTGCTTCTAATTTCGATGGATACGGTAACGACCTCAATGACTGGAATGTAAGTAGGGTCAGGAATATGAGTAGCATGTTTGAAGGAGCCACTTCATTTGACCAAAAAGTAAAGGGCTGGGATGTAGATAGAGTCACAGATATGAGTCGCATGTTTAGAAACGCTCAAAAATTCGATCAAGACATCAGTAACTGGGATGTTGGCAAGGTCACAAATATGAATAACATGTTTTATAACGCCTATGATTTCAATGGGGGCGGTGACAATCTGAACAATTGGGATGTGAGCAAAGTCACAGATATGAGTCATATGTTCGAACATGCAACGAGTTTCAATAGAAGAATAAAAGGTTGGGATGTGGGAAATGTGATAGATATGAACCACATGTTCTTCGGTGCATCCAAATTCAACGCCGGTGGCACAGGAGAGTTCAGAGGTACTGGCAAAAAGCTCAATAGGTGGGACGTAAGTAAAGTAACTAATATGAGTAATATGTTTGCTCTTGCCTCCAAATTCAATCAAAAATTAAATGATTGGGATGTTGGCCGTGTGACCAATATGAGCGGTATGTTCTATTTGGCAAGAAACTTCAATCGTAATTTAGCACGTTGGGATGTAAGTAATGTTACCAATATGTCCAGTATGTTCAGAGAGGCCTTCTTTTTCAATACAGGGGATACTGGACTTGGGATCATAGATATTAACCCCAATAGCCTGAATGAATGGGATGTCAGTAATGTAACCGATATGTCTAATATGTTCAGATCCACTGATTTTAATGCCAAAATAGAAGACTGGGATGTAAGTAATGTAACAGACATGGGAGGCATGTTTGAGTTAGCGACTGATTTTAATAAGAATCTAAGCGAATGGGAAGTAAGAAGTGTTATAAATATGCGAAGCATGTTTGCTCAGGCAGTTGACTTTAAAGGAAAAGATGAAAGTCTGAAAAACTGGGATGTCAGTAAAGTAAGTGACATGAGCAGTATGTTTTTTGGCGCCAGAAAATTTAACAATAACATAAGTAAATGGGACGTGAGTAGTGTTACAAATATGTCCCAGATGCTTGAACAAACTGAAGATTTCCAGTTTTATAATCAGTTACTCATTGGCTGGGCAGAATTAGATGTCTTACAAAATGGTGTGAGCTTTGGCCCTACAGAGCATAAGTTTTGTGCAGGAGCTGAAGCCCGTAGCAAGCTCATCAATGAGTTTGGTTGGAGGATTGACGATGGAGGAATCAGCGGGTCATGCAATTCCAGCACTAACGCAAGAATAGCAGAAGAGACAGATACGGTAGAGACCCTCGAGGTAGAAGGTGAAGTTGCTGATGCAGCATACTTATTGGTGTATCCAAACCCTACCTCAGATGTTTTGTCAGTCCAATCTGCCGAAGCGGTGAGTATTTATCTCACAGATCTTGCGGGTAAGACCATTATTTCAGAAGTAAAAGGCAAGAACCTAACCCTAGACATGAGCACTGTCAAATCAGGAACGTATCTGCTCTACATTCAAGACGATGCAGAGGTAGAGGTGAGAAGAATCATTAAACCAGAATAG
- a CDS encoding aldehyde dehydrogenase family protein: protein MSTLKVYAPYDQSLIKELPLQSSEEMHALLKKAYNLFLDRSKWLEKHERITILEKIARLMEERSEEIIRTSAQEGGKPWNDTKAEMDRAINGVKLAIENIGHHKGEEVPMGQTAASVGRMGFTFREPIGVVASISAFNHPINLIIHQTIPAIAVGSPVIIKPAPTTPLTCLLLTDIFKEAGLPEGWCEALICDNEVAQELVTDPKVNFFSFIGSSKVGWYLRSKLAPGTRCALEHGGAAPVIVEPDADFESMMPALVKGGYYHAGQVCVSVQRVFVHESILDQFTEEMTKQVKEVKTGDPLNEDTEAGPLILPKEVDRVEEWVNEAVKKGAKLLCGGKRISDTCYEPTLILNPPTDTKVSQQEIFGPVVCIYSYSDMQEAIKRANDIPYHFQASVFTKNIDQALDAVHRLNAAAVMVNDHTAFRVDWMPFAGRDESGLGIGSIPDTMHDVSRQKLMVIKSAAL, encoded by the coding sequence ATGAGCACTCTTAAAGTATACGCGCCCTACGATCAATCGCTGATCAAAGAATTGCCACTTCAATCTTCTGAAGAGATGCATGCATTATTGAAAAAAGCATACAATCTATTTCTCGATCGGTCCAAATGGCTCGAAAAGCATGAACGCATTACGATTTTAGAAAAGATTGCAAGATTGATGGAAGAGCGATCAGAGGAAATTATCAGGACCTCAGCACAAGAAGGTGGTAAACCCTGGAACGATACCAAAGCAGAAATGGACAGAGCGATCAATGGAGTGAAATTAGCCATTGAGAACATAGGTCATCATAAGGGGGAAGAAGTACCCATGGGACAAACGGCGGCTTCTGTTGGTAGAATGGGATTTACTTTCCGTGAGCCTATTGGTGTAGTAGCTTCTATCAGCGCTTTTAATCATCCCATCAATCTGATTATTCACCAAACCATTCCAGCGATTGCTGTGGGCAGTCCGGTGATCATTAAGCCAGCACCTACTACGCCTCTTACGTGTCTTTTACTCACAGATATTTTCAAAGAAGCAGGGTTGCCAGAGGGCTGGTGTGAGGCATTAATCTGTGACAATGAAGTTGCACAAGAACTGGTAACAGATCCAAAAGTCAACTTTTTCTCTTTTATAGGTTCTTCAAAGGTGGGTTGGTATTTGAGGTCGAAACTTGCGCCCGGCACCCGGTGTGCATTGGAGCATGGCGGTGCTGCTCCAGTAATCGTAGAGCCCGATGCAGATTTTGAAAGTATGATGCCTGCCTTAGTAAAAGGAGGGTATTATCATGCAGGTCAGGTTTGTGTTTCCGTTCAGCGTGTATTTGTACATGAATCTATCTTGGATCAATTCACCGAAGAAATGACAAAGCAGGTCAAAGAAGTGAAGACAGGCGATCCATTGAATGAAGATACAGAAGCAGGCCCATTGATCTTACCTAAAGAAGTAGATCGGGTAGAGGAGTGGGTAAATGAGGCAGTTAAAAAAGGCGCTAAGCTGCTATGTGGAGGCAAGCGAATCTCTGATACGTGTTATGAGCCAACGTTGATTTTAAATCCACCAACAGATACCAAAGTTTCACAACAAGAAATTTTTGGTCCGGTAGTTTGTATATATAGCTATTCAGACATGCAAGAGGCCATTAAGCGAGCCAATGATATACCCTATCATTTTCAAGCTTCTGTCTTTACCAAGAACATTGATCAGGCACTAGATGCCGTGCATCGATTGAATGCTGCAGCTGTGATGGTCAACGACCACACCGCATTTAGGGTAGATTGGATGCCTTTTGCGGGAAGAGACGAGAGCGGATTGGGAATTGGGAGTATTCCGGATACCATGCACGATGTTTCCAGACAAAAGCTAATGGTGATTAAGAGTGCAGCTCTTTAA